Proteins from a genomic interval of Sulfurimonas sp. HSL3-2:
- a CDS encoding YkgJ family cysteine cluster protein, whose translation MSDLIRKDGFSYAFDPSKCETCEGRCCTGESGYIYLTQDEILNIASLLQLEPRSFVEKYLYKKGYKYSIKEVVHGDSHDCIFYDREINGCGIYEARPTQCRTFPFWDYFRQRVDELKEECPGILDD comes from the coding sequence ATGTCAGATTTAATAAGAAAAGATGGTTTCTCTTATGCTTTTGATCCTTCAAAATGCGAAACTTGCGAAGGCAGATGCTGCACGGGTGAGAGCGGATATATCTATCTCACGCAAGATGAGATTTTAAATATCGCATCACTGCTGCAGCTTGAACCACGCAGTTTTGTAGAGAAATATCTTTATAAAAAAGGGTACAAATACTCCATCAAAGAGGTTGTACACGGAGATTCTCACGATTGTATCTTTTATGACAGAGAGATAAATGGATGCGGCATATATGAAGCCAGACCGACGCAGTGCAGAACATTTCCGTTTTGGGATTATTTCAGACAAAGAGTAGATGAGTTAAAAGAAGAGTGCCCAGGAATACTAGATGATTAA
- the kdsB gene encoding 3-deoxy-manno-octulosonate cytidylyltransferase, translated as MIIIPARLASTRFPQKVLADIGGLPMVVRTAKAVSSIDNVVVATDDELILSTCKEHGVKAMMTSTTHKSGTDRINECAQLLDIADDELIINVQADEPFIETDVVKALIDRLNTLKEKGAPFIMASCYNAINKEAALDPNLVKVIHDDDNNAIYFSRSPIPYDRSGNATYFGHIGIYGFTKKSLYEFCNLSDAPIEDIEKLEQLRAIFHQKKISMVKVSSTGFGIDTEEDLKRAKEIFLK; from the coding sequence ATGATAATTATTCCGGCACGTTTAGCGTCCACAAGATTCCCTCAAAAAGTTTTAGCAGATATCGGCGGTTTGCCTATGGTCGTACGTACGGCAAAAGCTGTCAGCTCCATAGATAACGTTGTCGTCGCAACGGATGACGAGCTTATACTCTCTACATGTAAAGAACACGGTGTCAAAGCGATGATGACTTCTACAACACATAAAAGTGGGACAGACCGCATCAACGAGTGTGCTCAGCTGCTTGATATCGCAGATGATGAACTGATCATCAATGTTCAGGCGGATGAACCGTTTATAGAAACAGATGTCGTAAAAGCACTTATAGACAGACTTAACACACTAAAAGAAAAAGGTGCCCCTTTTATTATGGCGAGCTGTTACAATGCGATAAACAAAGAAGCCGCCCTTGACCCAAACCTTGTCAAAGTAATACACGATGATGATAACAATGCTATCTATTTCTCAAGATCGCCTATTCCTTACGACAGAAGCGGAAATGCTACATATTTCGGTCATATAGGGATTTACGGATTTACGAAAAAGAGTCTTTATGAGTTTTGTAATCTGAGCGATGCTCCCATAGAAGATATAGAAAAGTTAGAGCAACTGCGTGCGATTTTTCATCAAAAGAAAATTTCTATGGTTAAAGTTTCAAGTACTGGATTTGGTATAGATACCGAGGAAGATCTCAAAAGAGCGAAAGAGATATTTTTAAAATAG
- a CDS encoding methyltransferase gives MTLYQPESGYCYNSDSLYLYNFIDSFKPRGRMLDVGAGCGVVGLLVARDNEKVELHAVEKQEIFVKYATKNAKANEINYNIHHTDFLEYEDEKGFDYIISNPPFYHEGASKSEDEMLYHARYNVNLPLKQFFKKVAKLLTPKGHFMFCYDAKQFAIICAELSEAKLRVVDVQFVHSKIDRNASLVMLHVRKNSKSLLNVLPPFIAFDGDKFSKASESVYKKARTNSIKCQI, from the coding sequence ATGACACTTTATCAACCGGAATCAGGGTATTGTTACAATAGTGATTCTTTATATCTGTATAATTTTATAGACTCGTTCAAACCGCGCGGAAGAATGCTTGATGTTGGCGCCGGTTGCGGGGTTGTAGGACTTTTAGTAGCAAGAGACAATGAAAAGGTCGAACTTCACGCTGTCGAGAAACAGGAAATATTTGTAAAATATGCTACAAAAAATGCAAAAGCAAACGAAATAAATTATAATATACATCATACGGATTTCTTAGAGTATGAGGATGAGAAGGGATTTGACTACATCATTTCAAATCCGCCTTTTTATCATGAAGGTGCATCAAAGAGTGAAGATGAGATGCTTTATCATGCAAGGTATAACGTGAATCTTCCTTTAAAGCAGTTTTTTAAAAAGGTTGCAAAGCTTTTGACACCTAAAGGACACTTTATGTTTTGCTATGATGCAAAGCAGTTTGCCATTATCTGTGCGGAGCTTTCTGAAGCAAAATTAAGAGTAGTTGATGTACAATTCGTACATTCAAAGATAGATAGAAATGCGTCTTTAGTGATGTTACATGTAAGAAAAAACTCAAAATCACTTTTAAATGTTTTACCGCCGTTTATTGCTTTTGACGGTGACAAGTTTTCAAAAGCTTCAGAATCAGTATATAAAAAAGCGAGGACAAATAGCATAAAATGTCAGATTTAA
- the rpsO gene encoding 30S ribosomal protein S15, giving the protein MALDSAKKLEIIAKYGRSENDTGSSEVQIALLSNRIEELTSHLKVFKKDHASRLGLLKLVGQRRRLMRYFKAKNREAYNKLVADLGIRDNI; this is encoded by the coding sequence ATGGCTTTAGATTCGGCTAAAAAATTAGAAATTATTGCTAAATACGGACGTAGTGAAAACGATACTGGTTCAAGTGAAGTTCAAATCGCACTTTTAAGTAACCGTATTGAAGAATTAACTTCTCACCTTAAAGTGTTCAAAAAAGATCACGCATCTCGTTTAGGTCTACTTAAACTTGTTGGTCAACGTCGTCGTTTGATGCGTTACTTCAAAGCTAAAAACAGAGAAGCTTACAACAAACTTGTTGCAGATCTTGGTATCCGCGACAATATCTAA